Part of the Panicum virgatum strain AP13 chromosome 4N, P.virgatum_v5, whole genome shotgun sequence genome is shown below.
AAACCTGATTTCTGTGGGGTGTGTGGGTGTGTATTGTAAATGTTTTCCCTTCTGCTATTGATGCAATGATACACAACCCCTGCGTGTTTGAGAAAACAAAACTGTTTTCCAAATCAAGTCTGCCACAGTTTTGCAGAACCTGCTTTCCCCTCAAGCTGCAACATCTAAATTCATCCAAGTCTGTTAACTTCTGTTAACTTTGTGACAGCACATGCAGTATAGGTAGCATCAATCTGTCATTATTGTGACAAAGGATTCTAATCTGACCGTGGAACACTATGCCAAATAGAGCATGTTGCTGGAAACAATTGTAAACACAAAGTATCTGCAGTAATTAAAAAATCACAGTTCTTAATGAAATAGATCCACCATAATAGTTAGGCcaaattattttaattaatctCGGACTGCCAAACTTGACAATAGATTTCAAACATGTTGTGCACAGCATTCATTCCTAACCAAATAAAACCGAAATGCAAGAATCTAACCTGAGGAATCACAAATGATAATAAGAACATAGGGAATATGCAAGTAGCTGACCTGAGGGATCACATACGCGATAAGAAACAAAGGGATAGTCAGTACATCCAAGTATATTCTATAGTACTGCAAACAAGAAAGAATTATTTTAGAACAGGGTAGATTTACATATAAAAAGTAAGGAGGGAGAAGGAAACATGTGCAAAGTAGAACTATCTTTAGAACAGGGCAGATTTACATATAAAAAGtagggagggagaaggaaacATGTGCAAAGTAAACGGTCAATCCAATATTAATTCACAGTTATTTCAATGGACCTTACCAAAGGGGAAATCCTTAATACCTAACTATAGACAGCAAGATTGGGAGCAGCCAACCGAACATAATTCATTCCTCTAAGAAAATTGTGCATATTCAATGTACCAACCATAGCTTGATTGTATCATATCAAAAAGTCAGTATAGCAACAAGTAAGCACAGGCATTTTAGCCAAAATTCTTCGCATCAGTGTAACATCCATCATATAAATGCAATATCAATGCCATCTGGCAGTGGTGGATCCAGTGCAATACAAGAACACAATGAAGACCTGTGGGACATCGTTGTAGTGGGACATCGTTGTAATACTAGTATAATTCCAAAACCTACAAgtattagttttcaaaaaaacctACAAGTATTCCATTGACCTCAACTGGTTGCCACCATACAAGTATATAGTTCATCGTCATTAGTCCAATATTTACTTCACACGACATCATACTGCAGTGTGGGCCATGTCCACCACTTCATTCCATCAAGTGTAGATACCCACATGGACAAAGTAAGCTAATAACACTATATGGGCCATATTTCACAAGGCCAACTGCCCAAGTGTGGTACACGCATCACATACacttgaacaaaaaaaaacacttgaTTTAATGATTGATGGACGAACCATCCATGTTCTTCACAACAAAATCTGAGTAATGGGTCACTCATATTGATAACTTACTAAGAATTTGTGACAGCTAGTCAACTAGCTACATGTATCCCTGTGACTGGTTTTATGGATCATACCTTTGCCAGCAAGCCGAAAATTCCTGGAAGGTGTTTGATCTGGGACCCCTGAAAAGAAATCTGAGGAAACAGACCAAGGAGTCAGAGTCTCACAGACAATTTAGCACAAACAAGTTCCTCATCCCAGTGCTGGAAAATAATCTTGTGTCCAGGTCCGTGCTAGTGTCTAGATGCATAGTCTTTAGAGCTAGCTAATTTTCAGCATGAGTATTTTGCAGATTATAGTAGTTATTTTCTGCATTAAATGATATTCGCAAGCTTTATTGTAGCTCTAATTCAGTAATATATAGTGGAGAAACCAGAAAAGCTGCCAGCATTCGGCAGCACCAAAACCAATTTATCCTACTGTGTtcgtgtgtgtttgtgtgagCATCCTGGCCTGACCACTTTGAGCCTTTGAAGGATGTGACTTTCACCCAGCTTCATAAAATTGCAAGCTATCATTTCTGAGCCACTTAGTGACAAAAGGAACTGAGAATGTTCTAGATTTCATTGAAAAGGTTTTATCAGAGCACGGACAAACATATTGCATTCCCCTCTACGTTTACTCATGAGATGGAAATATCTCTTGAACCTTTCCATCCATAGGACCAACAATAGACAGAAATCAAAATCACCACCAACTTATGATTGATTGATTGGTCATACCAACTTTCTTGCATGATTATTAACCAAAAATTATATATGCAAATTTAAATTAACAATCACATAACCTACCAAAGGAAAAATTAACTCAGCCACGAATTTTAACTTGCTACACTGTGTGTGTTGTCCCAGTACTAGAGACTAGACTTAAAGAGCAAAACGAAACACGGTAGGAAAGGAAAACTAGTAAACAAAAGCTTTCAAAACAGAAATCGGCTAGAAAAGCACCTGAACATTTAAATAATGGAGACCAGCAACTAAGATAGGAAAGATAGGACCTAGAGTGCCATGTGGAAACTCAGTCAAGTCATGGAACCACAGAATACCACCCTGTTTAGTAGTCCAGAAATAAACAGAAGGAACTGTCAAATTTACGTTAAAGAAAAATGAAGTTAACTATGCAGcgtaataataaaaataatcaCAAATATGAATATATGCTTCATAAACAGGATACACTTGCTATTAGACAATATATATCTGGGAAAAACGGTAACTATAGTACTACCAATACTAGCGTATAGCTTGATATGTTTTTGTTTTTGGCTTTTTAGCCCATCAAGTCTAAGTGTTGCCCATACATCCATTTATTTTCTTGTATATATACCAGGTTTCCTTATTGATTGAATGCCAACATGGCATCCGAGCCTTGCAATATCAAACCCCAGCCATCCATATTCTTTGTGGATCCCTGATGTCGGCACCGTTAGCTTACTAACTTCAGCTGAATCCAGCCCACAATCTCTTAAAGCACCACACCATGGCCCCAGGTATACAGTTCCACCACCAGCCCAAAATTTTCAACACCTCCAAATCTCCAATGTAACTGCTGCAACCTCCAGATATGCAACTTAACAGTATGCACGCAAGATATCTCTAGTAGCTCAGTAGTGCCCTAAAACACCTTGGGTCGCATGTACCAATCATGTACTACAGTAGTTCACACTTTgatatcttttttttccttctcagAGCCAGGTGAAGTACAaataactgcattaaactctaTCCAATCGTCCAACAGCGACATAGTAATTCTAGGATTGAAATCTGATCAATATGATTGCTTTCTTATACTTGCAATAAGTTGTGTCATAAGTGCAACTGACAAATGAATGCTTTAATGTTAGACATCAGCTGTCAAATGCAAAACAATACAACAAACAAAGAACATGAGTACATATAAAATACAAACAATATGAATAACAAATATGGTTGCTAGCATTATGACCTTAAGACATCATAACTCTCTGCAGGAAACTTGAGAATAGTAAAATGAATAGACGAGAATTAAGTACAGAGATACCTTGAACATACATTATCAAATGCTGGGTGATGATTCAAGCACATACTCCGGATGCTCATCATCCAAAGAATAAAGCAAGGGAACTGCAACATAAGTAGAGAGGGCAGAAGAGATCACAACATAACATTAATCTAGTTAGTTTTTTTTAGGGAAACTATGGCAACCCAGGGGTTGCCTGAACTTTATTGCCAAAGAAACAATTTACATAGTTGAGTAATTACAGAGGAGAAGTTCCAAAGTAGCTAGTTCGGTTTCAAATGCTATACCATACGGGAAAAGATAGATTAGGAACACCACAATATAGACTCCAAAATTAATTGTAGCATCAATCATTAGATCCACAACTACACCACAATATATCATTACCTGTACTGAAAAATAggcaaaattccaaaaaaaggAGGGACAGCCAAGCTCCTCCTTTTTCCTCCGGAACAGAAGGTACTGTTCACGGAAGTTACTTCCCGGCTGAGGAGGGGGTATTGAAGAGGACACTTAAAAAGAAGATATATGAGAATCAAATCAGAAACACATGATGAAATGCACAATATAAATTCAACGTTACAAatgcatgtttgaaattaaGGCACCCGTAAGTTAAGTATTTTGAGATAAATAATATACTAAGCAGTACGCACTACCATGCTATTACTGTATTACTACATcgaaagggggggggggtattgaCCATTAGTTGTCTGTACTGGGTAGTACTGCATATAAATAAACCTATTGGGAATTTAGAATGCGTTTCTACTCAAATTTTGATAGGTGGAGAACAATATTGATAAAATAATTTTAcaggatgcatcgctgcatcaCCAGGTAATGAGAAGTTTGCAGAACAGTACTGCTTACATTTTTGCATTATTTGGCCAATTTTAGCAGTCTTCTGAAGCTGAACTATGAGGGTAGGAAGTATCAACAGTCTCATGGCCACAGTTGAAAGGGAGATCGTTATCCACCTGTAATGAACAGCAACAATTACACTTAAACTAGACTCACGGCCTCGATGACTGGGGATAATTCATAAGACGTGCAAAAGTACGACAAACAAGACTCATTCAAAAGCCCAAGCAAGGCCTCAAATTGCCACAAGAAAACGTGTTGCCGAAAAATAACGGGAAATGGATAGCTTTTCCCGCTGCAAGGAGCCTACCACGGCAGTCCGGTGAGGTTATGGAACCCGTCCATGAGCTCCGACATTGTGCTGACAGCCAGTTCCGACACTCCTCCAACGCCTTTGGCCGTGGCGCCGGCGGCACCTCCCACGGCATCCGCTGCAGCGCCCGCCGCGCTGGCGACATTTTCCTCGCCATCAAAGATATGCGCGTTGTCCAAGAATACGCTTTCCTTATCAGTGTACGCTTCCTCTCCGGGAGTGTCCGCGGCAGCGGTTCTCGGACTGGGGCCGGACCCGGAGCTAGAGCGGGAGTACCACGAGAAGCTTCGCAATTGGAGGGCGAAAGGGGGGAGCTCGCGAGGGGGCAACGGGAGAGTGGGAGTAGGAAGAGGGAcgttgtggtggtggtgtctGGGGTTCTGGGTAGCGGCGGAGAGgtgggcaacggcggcggcgagcgtcgacgggaggagccggcggcggccgaggaggcGGATGGCCAGCGCCATGGGGCGTTCGTATGCAAAGGGGAAGCAAGGTCTAAACCCACATGTGCGAACTACTAACCGTTCGATCAGCACCAGACGGCTCAGATCGACTGAAACAAGTTATTTGTCGGAAGACCCTCTTTATCTCTCAAATTGCCGTTCAAGGCCTACgcttcttccccttcctctccccacTCCGAACGGGCGAACCCTAGCCACCCTGCTCACTTCCTCGGCATTGCGGAAGCTGATCCTGCGGTCAAGGCGGCGGAGAAGAGATGGTGGTGGTGTCCGGCGGCGGGGGGAACGCGTGGGCAAAGGAGATGACCATCCGCCGCAGGATAGCCAGCATGTGCGCCCCACAGCCTGGAAAAATTCTCCGTTCTCTATATCAAGAAGGGATATTTTTCTTTCAAGCTGCTAACTCGAATTATTTGTATGGATTTGGGTTCAGATTCAACAAGACGCAGGAACATTTCCCTACTCTGAAGGACTACAACGATTATCTGGAAGAAGTTGAGGATATGAGTGAGTTGGTTGTCCTGTTTGTAAATTTGTCATTCGTGAATCACACCTATTTGGGAAAACTTAGCAGGATTTGATTTTCCTTTTGAAGCTTTCAACCTGATTGAAGGGATAGATGTTGAAGCGATCGAAGCTAAAATTGCGAGATACCAAAAGGAAAATGCTGAGCAGATATTTTTGTCCCGAGCGAAAAGGGTGTGTTCTTCTTTGCCATTATCCTCTGGAGGCAGCAGCATTCCAGTTGAAATTTCTTGCTCTAGCCACATAGTGATATATTTTGACTGAGAACAGTTTATCTTTATGGCCGATTTATAGGCTGAAGATCTTGCGGCTGCACTAAAAGCAAGCAGGATGAACCCTGTAAAGACCGACGCCGATGATACGGTCAGTAGATATTTTTAAGTTATATGTTTCCTGTGAAATAATATTTTGTGAGGTTGTGGAAGTATGCTGTCTTCAACTTAGGGGTCTGAATATCTGATATTGTGCTTACATCAGCAACCCCTTAGGAATGCTGCCTGTTGGAGAATATTCGGCACAGCCATTAGTAGCTCAACTAGGCAAATTTCTAGTAAACGCCATCAGGAGTGAAGCTGGAAATGCCCTCCAACCCGGGCAAAATCAATGGACATGTATTAGATTGATTAAAATTATGCTAAATAATATTTCTTTAGGTCTAATTACTATGGAAATTTACAAGGGGTGAACTGAGTTGGGCCCGTGCTGCAGTACGCTCAGCATGgaccctggctccgcccctgaacACCATCAGAAAATGGTAGTGATTAAAAGATCTAACTGCTGAAGTGCCAACTTTAAGATTTTATCACCTTGACATCCTACCAACATGTTTTAGTCTAGATGGAAAATTTTTACCTATGCTAGAAGATGATTTGGTGATTAAAGGATCAACCCTTAGCAAACTGAATCCTTTGCTACTATGTTTCAGCCAAGGATGAAACTGCACTCCACCTTCATTATGTGTGTTTAATCTCCTTGGACagtattatttttttatcaatGTCATGCATCTTCAGAAATTGCCTGCATAATTCGCTGACCACGTGTCATAACAACAGATGAAGGTTTTATCATTTCACTTTGGATCCTTATGACTATTCAGTTTCAACTGGTTTCACGCCCATGTAAAGAACTGCTGCTAGCTATATTTTCCTTTTGTTATGTCCAACgaattgagatggtttggaccaattgaggagaaatttACCCAGCAttggctgagatggtttggacatgtccaacgaaggcctcctgaggcgccggtgcgtaatggggttcttgagcgggtcgataatgtaaagaggggtagaggtagacctaaactgacgtgggacgagtcggttaagagagaccttaaggattggaatatttctaaagagatagctttggataggagcgcttggagactagctatcaatgtgcctgaaccttgaacttatttctttcgggtttcatctctagcctaccccaacttgcttgggaaaaaaaggctatgttgttgttgttgttatgtTTCTCTATTCTGTACTGCTTTAACTTAATACTGTTTTTCCTTAAATAAACTTTTTTGTGCTTAGATTGCTGTGGTACTCTGATTAAAAAAACAGGTTGCTATGGTATAAATGACAACAGTTAGTGCTCTTGAAATCTATAACAGGCTGCTGGGAGTTCCCAGGGTATTAGCGGTGGGGCAGGAGTTCAGGGCCAGTATGCGCCTGCTGCTGTCCCTGGCGGGGCTCAGCCTCGTCCCACAGGTATGGCTCCTCAACCAATCGGCGGTCGGTCAGATCCTCTTCAAGGAGATGATGAGGAGACCAGGAGACTACGTGCGGAGAGAGCAGCACGAGCAGGCGGATGGACTATTGAATTGAGTAAGAGGAGAGCGATGGAGGAGGCGTTTAGTGCCATATTCCTCTAGATCTGATCCAAAAGCAGCACCTGGCCTGGTCGAAAGCCAGTATATTTAAGATGGCCTTTGAACAACTACACGATATTGAATGATCTGTAATTTTATCATCTTTTGTTTATGGAGTTCTCGCTTAGGGTATTCAAGTTCATATATCAGTATCAAGCAAACTAGCAGTTGCAAAAGCTTACTTTCTTTGCAAGCTGGGAATTTGCAAATTGTTTTTCACCTTGTCAGTCTCAGGTCATCGTGACAGTCAGACAGGTAACTGTGCCTTACTGTCACTTGTAACTGTTCCTTCGTAAGGACAGGATATGCTTTACTAGCCTCGCCACCTCTCgaacattttttttgttcatctga
Proteins encoded:
- the LOC120670328 gene encoding ALBINO3-like protein 2, chloroplastic isoform X3 — encoded protein: MALAIRLLGRRRLLPSTLAAAVAHLSAATQNPRHHHHNVPLPTPTLPLPPRELPPFALQLRSFSWYSRSSSGSGPSPRTAAADTPGEEAYTDKESVFLDNAHIFDGEENVASAAGAAADAVGGAAGATAKGVGGVSELAVSTMSELMDGFHNLTGLPWWITISLSTVAMRLLILPTLIVQLQKTAKIGQIMQKLSSSIPPPQPGSNFREQYLLFRRKKEELGCPSFFWNFAYFSVQFPCFILWMMSIRSMCLNHHPAFDNGGILWFHDLTEFPHGTLGPIFPILVAGLHYLNVQISFQGSQIKHLPGIFGLLAKYYRIYLDVLTIPLFLIAYVIPQGSLVYWTTNGLFSVAQQLSLRNGAVRKLLGLPYIRAQVGSRAEKSHLEGSKTMQRSLLEDADLQTELTPSDNGTAIESTTPNFVLESMEENISMSSSPEELLEQALQYLGTGRRDQAIPLIRTAVERNPDLSTALIGMGQTLFSNRLFPEASECFKHAIEKIQEDDPLLVLALFGAGLSHERQGDNEMAIKLLQRIAELKEPEKPINKTCYFQGMVILGSILSREGRNSEAAKYLQMAIAYDPTVERLLKECEEGMDDQPKSEEK
- the LOC120670330 gene encoding uncharacterized protein LOC120670330, which codes for MVVVSGGGGNAWAKEMTIRRRIASIFNKTQEHFPTLKDYNDYLEEVEDMTFNLIEGIDVEAIEAKIARYQKENAEQIFLSRAKRAEDLAAALKASRMNPVKTDADDTAAGSSQGISGGAGVQGQYAPAAVPGGAQPRPTGMAPQPIGGRSDPLQGDDEETRRLRAERAARAGGWTIELSKRRAMEEAFSAIFL